The Papaver somniferum cultivar HN1 chromosome 3, ASM357369v1, whole genome shotgun sequence genome includes a region encoding these proteins:
- the LOC113361287 gene encoding bidirectional sugar transporter SWEET1-like isoform X1, protein MNIIRFCFGICGNVTALFLFLSPLMTFRRIIKSKSTQQFSGVPYIMTLLNCLLSGWYGLPFVSPHNILVATINGIGAVIEGIYVVIFMIYAPKKDKLKLMVLLALALITFASVSMVSLLVIHEHETRLFFCGLAATIFSINMYASPLSVMVTNPHKPFRFIFVDTQIMFINFMLSIIQLQKLVIRTKSVEYMPFLLSLFVFLCGTFWFVYGLLGGDPFITVPNGFGCVLGALQLILYAVYRNPKGKAVVADDGASVMPPPPTTTTTTACSSPEEDDDFIELGFEKPLQKTAATCVDDTRIDVL, encoded by the exons ATGAATATCATCCGTTTCTGCTTTGGAATCTGTG GGAATGTAACTGCTCTGTTTCTCTTCTTGTCTCCATT AATGACATTTCGTAGAATCATAAAAAGCAAATCGACTCAACAATTCTCTGGCGTTCCTTACATCATGACCTTGCTCAATTGCCTTCTCTCTGGATG GTATGGGCTTCCATTTGTTTCCCCGCATAATATCTTGGTGGCTACCATTAATGGTATTGGTGCAGTTATAGAAGGAATATATGTGGTGATTTTCATGATATACGCACCAAAGAAGGACAAATTGAAGTTGATGGTGTTACTCGCTCTGGCCCTCATCACATTCGCATCCGTCTCCATGGTTTCTTTACTCGTAATCCATGAACATGAGACCAGGTTGTTTTTCTGTGGTCTTGCTGCTACCATCTTCTCTATCAACATGTATGCCTCGCCGTTGTCTGTCATGGTAACTAATCCGCACAAGCCCTTTCGTTTTATTTTCGTCGATACTCAAATAATGTTCATCAACTTTATGCTATCAATAATTCAATTGCAGAAACTGGTAATTCGAACCAAGAGTGTAGAGTACATGCCCTTCTTATTATCACTGTTCGTGTTTCTTTGCGGCACATTCTGGTTCGTCTATGGCCTTCTCGGTGGAGATCCTTTCATTACT GTTCCAAATGGCTTTGGATGTGTTTTAGGGGCATTGCAGTTGATATTGTATGCCGTCTACAGAAATCCAAAAGGCAAAGCTGTTGTTGCTGATGATGGAGCCAGTGTGATGCCTCCTCCTCctaccactactactactactgctTGTAGTAGtcctgaagaagatgatgattttatTGAGCTGGGTTTCGAGAAACCTCTTCAAAAGACTGCTGCTACATGTGTCGACGATACTCGAATCGATGTTTTGTAG
- the LOC113361287 gene encoding bidirectional sugar transporter SWEET1-like isoform X2, which translates to MNIIRFCFGICGNVTALFLFLSPLMTFRRIIKSKSTQQFSGVPYIMTLLNCLLSGWYGLPFVSPHNILVATINGIGAVIEGIYVVIFMIYAPKKDKLKLMVLLALALITFASVSMVSLLVIHEHETRLFFCGLAATIFSINMYASPLSVMKLVIRTKSVEYMPFLLSLFVFLCGTFWFVYGLLGGDPFITVPNGFGCVLGALQLILYAVYRNPKGKAVVADDGASVMPPPPTTTTTTACSSPEEDDDFIELGFEKPLQKTAATCVDDTRIDVL; encoded by the exons ATGAATATCATCCGTTTCTGCTTTGGAATCTGTG GGAATGTAACTGCTCTGTTTCTCTTCTTGTCTCCATT AATGACATTTCGTAGAATCATAAAAAGCAAATCGACTCAACAATTCTCTGGCGTTCCTTACATCATGACCTTGCTCAATTGCCTTCTCTCTGGATG GTATGGGCTTCCATTTGTTTCCCCGCATAATATCTTGGTGGCTACCATTAATGGTATTGGTGCAGTTATAGAAGGAATATATGTGGTGATTTTCATGATATACGCACCAAAGAAGGACAAATTGAAGTTGATGGTGTTACTCGCTCTGGCCCTCATCACATTCGCATCCGTCTCCATGGTTTCTTTACTCGTAATCCATGAACATGAGACCAGGTTGTTTTTCTGTGGTCTTGCTGCTACCATCTTCTCTATCAACATGTATGCCTCGCCGTTGTCTGTCATG AAACTGGTAATTCGAACCAAGAGTGTAGAGTACATGCCCTTCTTATTATCACTGTTCGTGTTTCTTTGCGGCACATTCTGGTTCGTCTATGGCCTTCTCGGTGGAGATCCTTTCATTACT GTTCCAAATGGCTTTGGATGTGTTTTAGGGGCATTGCAGTTGATATTGTATGCCGTCTACAGAAATCCAAAAGGCAAAGCTGTTGTTGCTGATGATGGAGCCAGTGTGATGCCTCCTCCTCctaccactactactactactgctTGTAGTAGtcctgaagaagatgatgattttatTGAGCTGGGTTTCGAGAAACCTCTTCAAAAGACTGCTGCTACATGTGTCGACGATACTCGAATCGATGTTTTGTAG